In a genomic window of Pseudomonas mohnii:
- the trmB gene encoding tRNA (guanosine(46)-N7)-methyltransferase TrmB, translating into MTESNDTPIQTEEGDERQHRRIKSFVMRAGRMTEGQQRGLEQGTPLFVLPLADAPVDFDQVFGRSAPRSLEIGFGMGHSLLEMAAASPEQDFIGVEVHRPGVGALLNGVLTQGLTNLRVYDCDAIEVLNRCVADNSLDRLMLFFPDPWHKSRHHKRRIVQASFAELVRSKLKVGGVLHMATDWEPYAEYMLEVMNVAPGYRNLAEDGKCVPRPAERPITKFERRGERLGHGVWDLKFEKLS; encoded by the coding sequence ATGACTGAATCGAACGACACGCCTATCCAGACGGAAGAAGGCGACGAGCGCCAACACCGCCGCATCAAGAGTTTCGTGATGCGTGCCGGGCGCATGACCGAAGGCCAGCAACGTGGCCTGGAGCAGGGCACGCCGCTGTTCGTGCTGCCCCTGGCCGACGCGCCGGTGGACTTCGACCAGGTGTTCGGTCGCTCGGCACCGCGCTCGCTGGAAATCGGTTTCGGCATGGGCCATTCGCTGCTGGAAATGGCGGCAGCTTCGCCGGAGCAGGATTTCATCGGCGTCGAAGTGCACCGTCCGGGCGTTGGTGCGTTGCTCAACGGCGTGCTGACCCAGGGTTTGACCAACCTGCGGGTCTACGATTGCGATGCCATCGAAGTGCTCAACCGTTGCGTGGCCGACAACAGCCTTGATCGCCTGATGCTGTTTTTCCCGGACCCGTGGCACAAGAGCCGCCATCACAAGCGTCGTATCGTTCAGGCGTCGTTCGCCGAGTTGGTACGCAGCAAGTTGAAGGTCGGCGGTGTGCTGCACATGGCCACCGACTGGGAGCCGTACGCTGAATACATGCTGGAAGTGATGAACGTCGCGCCGGGTTATCGCAACCTGGCCGAAGACGGCAAGTGTGTACCACGCCCGGCCGAGCGGCCGATCACCAAGTTCGAACGCCGTGGCGAGCGTCTTGGGCATGGTGTATGGGACTTGAAGTTCGAAAAGCTGTCGTAG
- a CDS encoding DUF3392 domain-containing protein codes for MDLVLDLLATVSRWSRSNLSEIALALMGCLLVLFGADFKGWVDQRLGSIAGALRVPLMALLCMIGSGAALIYATPWIVRGLSQFNNYSLAPVLLVVLVLIGVVADRR; via the coding sequence ATGGATCTGGTACTCGACCTGCTCGCCACCGTTTCTCGCTGGAGCCGCAGCAATCTCTCGGAGATCGCCCTGGCTCTGATGGGCTGTCTGCTGGTGCTGTTCGGCGCGGATTTCAAGGGCTGGGTCGACCAACGACTGGGCAGCATCGCCGGCGCCTTGCGCGTGCCGCTGATGGCCCTGCTGTGCATGATCGGCAGCGGCGCCGCCCTGATCTACGCCACGCCGTGGATCGTTCGGGGCTTGAGCCAATTCAACAACTACAGCCTGGCGCCGGTGTTGCTGGTGGTGCTGGTGCTGATCGGCGTCGTCGCTGACCGCCGCTGA